Proteins encoded in a region of the Mesoflavibacter profundi genome:
- a CDS encoding arsenate-mycothiol transferase ArsC, giving the protein MTTQIKDLIKTLDTNTIFKDRKETLQPLVSFIQDKVDKNLPITINFICTHNSRRSHLSQIWAQTLAHYFKIENVTCFSGGTEVTAMYPKVAETLEKSGFEIETLTEGNNPIYSIKFDNNSHPIIGFSKTYDHKFNPKSNFAAIMTCSSADQGCPFIPGAEKRIPITYEDPKLFDNTDLQDQKYLERSHQIATEMKYVFNQIKH; this is encoded by the coding sequence ATGACTACTCAAATCAAAGACCTTATTAAAACTTTAGATACTAATACAATATTTAAAGACAGAAAAGAAACTTTACAACCTCTTGTATCTTTTATACAAGATAAAGTAGATAAAAACTTGCCAATTACCATTAATTTTATTTGCACGCATAACTCTAGACGCAGTCATTTATCACAAATTTGGGCTCAAACTTTAGCGCATTATTTTAAAATTGAAAATGTTACGTGTTTTTCTGGCGGAACAGAAGTTACTGCAATGTATCCTAAAGTGGCTGAAACTTTAGAAAAATCAGGATTTGAAATCGAAACACTAACTGAAGGAAACAATCCTATTTACAGTATAAAATTTGATAACAATTCACATCCAATTATTGGATTTTCTAAAACTTACGATCATAAGTTTAATCCAAAATCAAACTTTGCTGCAATTATGACTTGCTCTAGCGCAGATCAAGGTTGCCCATTTATTCCTGGTGCCGAAAAACGTATACCAATCACTTACGAAGACCCAAAATTATTTGATAATACCGATTTACAAGATCAAAAATATTTAGAACGTTCCCATCAAATTGCTACAGAAATGAAATATGTTTTTAATCAAATAAAGCATTAA
- a CDS encoding DUF2911 domain-containing protein, giving the protein MKKLFTLLLVLTVSFTVNAQIETPQPSPSQKIEQKVGLTDVTLEYSRPSMKGRTIFGDLVPHGKLWRTGANKNTTVTFSTDVTIGGKAVKAGTYAIFTKPNANNWEVLFYSDANNWGTPQNWDESKVAASVTTEVYEIPMNIETFTISFDDLTNDSAVIGIMWEKTYVGVKFEVPTDKAVTAAITKVMNGPSADDYYASARYYLESGKDINQAVVWMDKAVEMTKDNPRFWWLRQQSLIKAKAGDKKGAIKAAKASLEGAEKAGNADYIKMNKDSLKEWGAM; this is encoded by the coding sequence ATGAAAAAGTTATTTACTTTATTACTTGTTTTAACAGTTAGTTTTACTGTTAATGCACAAATTGAAACACCACAACCAAGTCCTTCACAAAAGATAGAGCAGAAGGTAGGTTTAACAGATGTGACTTTAGAATACTCTAGACCATCTATGAAAGGGAGAACAATTTTTGGAGACCTTGTTCCTCACGGAAAATTATGGCGTACAGGAGCAAATAAAAATACTACAGTTACTTTTAGTACAGATGTTACTATTGGAGGAAAAGCTGTAAAAGCAGGTACTTATGCTATTTTTACTAAGCCTAATGCTAATAATTGGGAAGTATTATTTTATAGTGATGCAAACAATTGGGGAACACCACAAAATTGGGATGAGAGCAAAGTTGCAGCTTCTGTTACAACTGAAGTTTACGAAATCCCAATGAACATAGAAACGTTTACAATTTCTTTTGATGATTTAACAAACGATTCTGCTGTAATAGGTATTATGTGGGAAAAAACATATGTTGGTGTAAAATTTGAAGTTCCTACAGATAAAGCAGTAACAGCTGCTATTACTAAAGTTATGAATGGTCCATCTGCAGACGATTATTATGCATCAGCACGTTACTATTTAGAATCAGGTAAAGACATTAATCAAGCTGTTGTTTGGATGGATAAAGCTGTAGAAATGACTAAAGACAATCCAAGATTTTGGTGGTTACGTCAGCAATCTTTAATCAAAGCAAAAGCTGGTGATAAAAAAGGAGCAATAAAAGCTGCAAAAGCAAGTTTAGAAGGTGCTGAAAAAGCAGGTAATGCAGATTACATTAAAATGAATAAAGACTCTTTAAAAGAATGGGGAGCAATGTAA
- a CDS encoding DUF6428 family protein, with the protein MTLKDIKNHLKQLNTIAFKLPNGQLVPRHFHVTEVGKTTKHFIDCGGTVRQERKVNFQLWNANDYDHRLHPEKLIHIIELSEDIFNLKDLDIEVEYQGENSIEKYGLEFDNGIFNLTSTQTDCLAKDKCGIPENQQPKQKINLRDLNNEPCCSPDGNCC; encoded by the coding sequence ATGACATTAAAAGACATAAAAAATCATCTTAAGCAATTAAATACCATTGCTTTTAAATTGCCAAACGGACAATTAGTGCCTAGACACTTTCATGTGACTGAAGTTGGTAAAACCACCAAACATTTTATTGATTGCGGCGGAACCGTAAGACAAGAACGTAAAGTAAATTTTCAACTGTGGAATGCCAATGATTACGATCACAGATTACATCCTGAAAAACTGATTCATATTATAGAATTATCTGAAGATATTTTCAACCTAAAAGATCTAGACATCGAAGTTGAATATCAAGGCGAAAATAGTATAGAAAAGTATGGACTTGAATTTGATAATGGCATATTTAACTTAACCTCTACACAAACAGATTGTTTAGCTAAAGACAAGTGTGGCATACCTGAAAATCAACAACCAAAACAGAAAATAAACCTTAGAGATTTAAATAACGAACCTTGCTGTTCTCCCGATGGTAATTGCTGTTAA
- a CDS encoding ArsR/SmtB family transcription factor, translating into MGLIKTEMFTDQQNLLASYFKAFGHPARVAIIQHLFKINACVCGDLVEEIGLAQPTISQHLKELKNLGLIQGTIEGTSVCYCIHQDNWTKMQTAISAFLNTESNNTSCC; encoded by the coding sequence ATGGGATTAATCAAAACCGAAATGTTTACAGACCAGCAAAATCTACTTGCTTCATATTTTAAAGCATTTGGTCATCCTGCACGAGTAGCTATAATTCAACATTTATTTAAAATTAATGCTTGCGTATGTGGTGATTTGGTAGAAGAAATTGGCTTAGCCCAACCAACAATTTCACAACATTTAAAAGAATTAAAAAACTTAGGATTAATCCAAGGAACGATAGAAGGTACTAGCGTTTGTTATTGTATTCATCAAGACAATTGGACAAAAATGCAAACTGCAATATCGGCATTTTTAAATACAGAATCTAACAACACAAGTTGTTGCTAA
- a CDS encoding MIP/aquaporin family protein: MKKYIAELLGTFAMIFCGCGAMTINEVTNGSISHVGVASVWGLIVMAMIYAFGATSGAHFNPAVSIGFAVAKTFAWKEVPKYAFFQLIGATLAIALLWFLFPESKTLGESIPATGFPNYKAAILEFILTFILMTVIINIAKGSKEVGIMAGIAVGGIILLEAMFAGPVTKASMNPVRTIAPALFTGHLSHVVSYIFAHILGAVSAVILHNSFKTTK, from the coding sequence ATGAAAAAATATATTGCCGAGCTACTTGGCACATTTGCTATGATTTTTTGTGGTTGTGGCGCAATGACCATTAACGAAGTTACAAACGGAAGCATTTCTCACGTTGGCGTGGCTTCCGTTTGGGGATTAATTGTAATGGCAATGATTTATGCATTTGGCGCAACGTCTGGTGCACACTTTAATCCAGCGGTGTCTATTGGTTTTGCTGTTGCAAAAACGTTTGCTTGGAAAGAAGTTCCTAAATATGCTTTCTTTCAATTAATCGGAGCAACTTTAGCAATCGCTCTACTTTGGTTTCTTTTTCCAGAAAGTAAAACTTTAGGAGAAAGTATTCCTGCAACTGGTTTTCCTAACTATAAAGCTGCCATTTTAGAATTTATACTTACGTTTATTTTAATGACAGTAATTATAAATATAGCTAAAGGCAGCAAAGAAGTTGGCATTATGGCTGGTATCGCAGTTGGTGGTATTATTTTATTAGAAGCTATGTTTGCTGGACCAGTGACAAAAGCTTCTATGAATCCTGTTCGCACCATTGCTCCTGCTCTATTTACTGGTCATTTATCTCATGTAGTCTCATATATTTTTGCTCATATTTTAGGTGCTGTTTCTGCAGTAATTCTCCATAATTCTTTCAAGACAACAAAATAA